CCCGCGACCAATCAGGCTCGGGCGGCGGGCGGCCGGTCGCAACGCGCCATGAGCTTGTTCTCGGTGGGCGGCACGCTGGGCAGTTCGCTCGCTCCCGCTCTGGTCACCGCGGTCGTCGGCTCGCTCGGCCTGTCGGGAAGCTACCTGCTGGCGGTCCCGGCGGCGGTGATGGCGTTGCTGTGGTTGCTCAATCGCCGCAATGTCCCCGTGCTGGCCACCAGCGGAACCGCGGCCGGACAGTCCACAACGGACGTCTCGGACGACTGGCGGGCCTTCGGCAGGCTGGTCGCGGCAACGGTCGGATGGTCGATCCCTTATGTGACAGTCAGTTCGCTGCTTTCGCTGTACGCGATTCGCGAGTTGCACGCTTCGACAGCAGTCGCGGCGGTGACGCTGACGTCGTTCACGCTTGCCGGTGCCGCGGGTACGGTGCTCGGAGGTTGGCTGGGCGACTGGTTCGGTCGCCTGACCCCGATCCGGGCCGGATACCTGCTGGGCATTCCGGCGCTGGCCGGAGTGGTGTTCAGCCCGGCTTATCCCGTGCTGGAACTCAGCACCGTCCTGTTAGGACTCGCGATGTTCCTGCCGTTCGCCAACCAGGTGACGCTCGCCCAG
The nucleotide sequence above comes from Amycolatopsis sp. AA4. Encoded proteins:
- a CDS encoding MFS transporter, with amino-acid sequence MRKAQLGFLTGTHVVNDLYQGAVPALLPFLMSERHYSYAAVSGIALAATGLSSVVQPVFGMIVDRSRRDWLAPLGFLVAAAGIAGAGFADSYLLTWICVAIAGIGVAAYHPPATNQARAAGGRSQRAMSLFSVGGTLGSSLAPALVTAVVGSLGLSGSYLLAVPAAVMALLWLLNRRNVPVLATSGTAAGQSTTDVSDDWRAFGRLVAATVGWSIPYVTVSSLLSLYAIRELHASTAVAAVTLTSFTLAGAAGTVLGGWLGDWFGRLTPIRAGYLLGIPALAGVVFSPAYPVLELSTVLLGLAMFLPFANQVTLAQDYLPTRPGTASGLTLGLAMSVGGLTSPLFGWLADSEGLRFTLGAVLAVYLIAVVFGTRLRDRVLPVQPSAHPSEELVT